Genomic segment of Paenibacillus sp. FSL R5-0623:
AGGCGATCGTCATGCAGTGAAGACATAAAACGGCTTGTATCCGACGGTTTGCCTTGCGCATAGTAGGCATATAGATAAGCAGCAATAGCTGCATGATCCTCCAAGTTAAAAGCTTCACCAAGATGCTCATTCACGTACTGGGCAGCCTCATCATCCTGCAACATCCAGGCAATCAGTTTGCGTTCGGCAGCGTGATAAGCCGGCAACAGATTCGGTGTAGGCACCTGCCTATTTTGTTGCCTACCATTATTCCACCTTTTCGGGTTATTATCCCCGTACTGGAGGTTATTTTTCATTGCCTCCCGTTCTTCATTACACTCCTGCTTCAATGTTTCGAAGGATACGTCCACTTCTGCAGCCAGTTCACGAAGATACACTTCCCTCTCTGTTGGAGAAGGTAAGGGTGCAATCAATTTTACTGCTTCTTTCGAATAGGCGATTTGTCCGCCACCCTCTAGCAGTATATGGCTTTTTTTTAAGTTTATAAGTTTAAATTTTGTAGTTGTCACGGCACCGTCCACAATCTGGTTTCGGAACCGTTCACCACCATGCTTCCGGATAAAATCATCCGGGTCAAGTCCCTCGGGAATCAGAGCCACTTTGACCTGCAATCCAGCTTCCTCAAGAATAGGGAAGTTTTTGAGTGCAGCAGCCTGTCCTGCTCGGTCACCGTCATAACAAATGATGACTTCGTCGCACATGCCTTTGAGCATCAGGGCCTGATTCTCGGTTAACGCAGTACCCATTGCCGCTACACCATTCTGGATATCCTGATCCCATGCGGAGATGACATCACCATATCCCTCAAACAAAATGGCTTGTCTTTGTTTGCGAATTGCATTTTTGGCATGATGCAGATTATAGAGAACACGGCTTTTGTTAAATAACCGGGTTTCCGGTGAATTTAGATACTTCGGTTGCCCATCTCCCAATATGCGTCCTGCAAATGCAATTGGCTTACCGCTCCTGCCATTAATCGGGAACATAATCCGGTCTCGGAATCGGTCCACATATCCCTGACCTTCATTTCGCGGTGACAGAAGTCCACCCTTTTCCATCTCTTCGAGCGGATAGTTACGTTTCTCGAGAAATTGTACCAGTGTGTCCCAACGATTTGGTGCGAAACCAATCTGGAACTGGTCGATCAATTTGTCGCCAAAACCTCTTGAGCGTAAATACTCCATAGCTGACTTGCCATGCTCTGTATTTTTCAACAAAAAATGATACAGCTTCGCGGTAAGCTCATAAGCCTCCAACAGACGTTCAGTCTCCGGATTCACATGAGCAGATTCACGCCCTTGCCAGTCCCCCATAGAGATGTGACTTTCTTCCGCCATCGTTTTGACAGCCTCGGGAAAGGATAACCCTTCGATTTCCATCCTGAATTTGATGGCATTTCCACCCGTGCCGCAACCGTAGCAGTAGAAAATTTGTTTCTCAGGTGTAACGGTGAACGAAGGCGTCTTCTCGGAATGAAAAGGACAGAGGCCCTTCATATACTTCCCCTGTTTGGTCAGATGCACAAATCGGCTCACCGTATCGACAATATCATTCTGCTGTAACACCGATTCAATAATACTTTCGGGTATACCGCCTTGTCCGGTACTCATCTCTGGCCACCTTCATCTCTTCAACACGTAAATATAATTCGATAAACTTACACATTCTCCTGCAAATCTTTTAAAAGTTTTGTCAGTTTATGTTGAAACATTTCTCGATCCTGCTCTGTGAAAGGCTTTGGGCCTTTTCCGTAATGGCCTCTTTTTCGTGCTTTGGCCGCAGAATGACGAGAATCCAACATGAAATCAATGTCACGATCGTTGAATTCACGACCACGAAAGGACAAAACATAACAACGTTTGCCGAGCGCAAGTGCCGCAAGTCCATAGTCCTGAGTGATAACCACATCATATGGCTTAATATGATTAGCAATATACAGGTCTGCGCTCTGATCACTGCGATCCACTTGCACGGTTCGTACCCCTTCTCCTCCTTGAAGCAAATGATCAAATGAAGAGACTAACAATACGGGGATGTTGAAAAGGCGAGCGGTTTGCGCAATCTCGGTTTTGACCGGGCAAGCATCACCATCCACAACAATGTGACGTATATTTAACTCACTCAAACCCAGACCACCCGGTTTCATAAAATAGCTGCATATTGTTATATACGACCCCGGCCAGGCAAAATCCTTCTGGCACAACAAGGGAAATCAAAGGCTAAAATACGGAGCGGTTGTAAAAAATACATTTCACAACCCGTTCCGTATATTTATACCCTCATATATCCTTCTTTAATACTGAATTTTAGCTTTGCGCCAAGTCTGTGGAAAAGGACTCATGAAATACGCCCAATTACCAAACCAACTTGGAAAAATCAGCAAATCCTTTTAAGTCACGATCAATAGCCGCGAGCAAGGCAAGTCGATTCGCCCGAACAGCTTCATCTTCGGCCATAACCATAACCGAATCGAAGAATGAGGTAATACCATCCTTCCAGGCAGATGCAATAGCCAGTGCTTCAGCAGCATGATGCTGAGTCAACGCCTGACGATATTCTGCATTCGTTTTGCTCCATGCCTCATGTAGCTGACGTTCTCCATCTTCCGTGAACAGTTCTGGATGTACGGAAGCATTGGATGCTTTGGCAGCCAGATTACCCACACGGTTGAACGACTCAACCGTTGTTTTGAATGCGTCTCCTGTCAGAACAGCCGCCATCAACGCTTCACCTTTTGGTACCACAGCGCTGATATCATCGAATCCGGAAGAAATTACGGCATCCACTACGTCGTAGCGAACGGTTTCGGACAACAATTTTTTCACACGAAGACCAAAGAAGTCTTGCAGATCTTTACGAACCTCTTCATCTGCACGTTTCAACAGGTTCATCTGGGCATGTACTTGAAGGGCTACTCCGAACACGTCTGACAATGTCAGCGGAAGCTTGTGATCCAGCAAAATCTGTACAATACCTGCAGCCTGACGGCGCAGTGCGTACGGATCCTGGGAACCGGTTGGAATAATATTGATAGAGAAACAACCCACGATTGTATCCATTTTGTCCGCAGCACTCACAATGGCACCAACAAGAGAAGCAGGGGATTGATCTCCAGCGAAACGTGGCTGATAGTGTTCGAATACCGCTTTGGCCACTTCTTCTTTTTCGCCAGCTTTACGAGCATAATCCTCACCCATCACACCTTGCAGTTCCGGGAATTCTCCCACCATCAGTGTCACCAGATCGAATTTGCAGATATCTGCTGAGCGGCTAACGGATTCAGCAACATCACCGGATACTTGCAGTTTGGCAGCAAGTCCATCTGCAATCTTGCGAATACGACGCACTTTATCTCCAACGGTTCCTAGTTCTTCCTGGAAAACGATACTTTCCAGCTTCGACAATGCATCCTTAATCTGTAGCTTCTGATCTTCCTCATAGAAGAACTTGGCATCAGACAGACGTGCACGCAGAACTTTTTCATTTCCTTTGGCAATAACGTCCAGTGAATCGCTTCCACCGTTACGTACCGTCACGAAGAATGGCAACAATTGTCCTTCATTGTCCAGTACAGGGAAATAACGCTGATGCTCACGCATGGAAGTAATCAATACTTCTTGTGGAATATTTAAGAATGAGGAGTCAAATGTCCCGAATAATACGGTAGGTGTTTCCACCAGGAACAGGACTTCCTCCAGCAAGTCTTCCTTAATCGCGATATCCCATTTTTTCTCAGCAGCCAGTGCCTGAATCTGGGATACAATCATCTGTTCACGTTCCTGGATATCAACAATGACATGTTCTGCACGCAACACTTCCACGTATGAAGACGGAGTGGAGATCACGGCCTCCTTACCGAGGAAACGATGTCCGCGAGTTACATTACCCGATTTAACACCTGTCACTTCCAGATCGATAACATCACTGCCGAGCATAGCCACAATCCAGCGGATTGGACGTACAAATTTGAAATCATAGGAAGCCCAACGCATGAATTTTGGGAACGTCATGGCATGTAATACAGAAAGTAATCCTTCGCCAACCACGGAAGCCGTCTCCACACCTTTGCTGCTCTTCGTTGCATAGATATATTCGACACCGTTCAGTTCCTTGAACGTGAACTGGTCGGGTTCAACACCTTGACTGCGGGCGAATCCGAGTGCAGCCTTGCTCCAATTGCCACTGTCGTCCAGGGCAATTTTGCGTGAAGGACCTTTCACTTCTTCCTCGATATCTTCCTGTTTTTCAGCCACATTTTGAATCAAAACAGCCAGACGGCGCGGTGTGGCATACGCGTTCACTTCACCATAAGCAATGCGGGATGCGTCAAGCCATTTCACGATACGCTCTTGTAGCTGTGCGATTGCTGCGCGCATAAACCGTGCAGGTACTTCTTCCAACCCGATTTCAAATAACAGATCCTTAGACATGCTCGGCTCCCCCTTTCTTGATCAGCGGGAAGCCTAGCTTCTCACGCTCTTCCATATATGTTGCAGCGACTTGGCGAGCCAGATTACGGACACGTGTGATATAACCCGTACGTTCCGTTACACTGATGGCCCCACGTGCATCCAACAGGTTGAACGTGTGGGAACATTTCAGCACATAGTCATATGCCGGGAATACCAGATGCTGCGCCATGGCTTTGTTTGCTTCTTCTTCATGCATGTTGAAGAGTGTAAACAGCATTTTGACATCAGATACTTCAAACGTATATTTAGAGTGTTCGAATTCTGGCTGACGGAATACATCACCATAAGTAATACCTTCCACCCATTCCAGATCAAACACATTCTCTTTATCCTGAATGTAAGAAGCCAAACGCTCCATACCATACGTAATTTCAACAGCTACCGGATTTGTCTCGATTCCACCGACCTGTTGGAAATACGTAAATTGTGTAATTTCCATTCCGTCCAACCATACTTCCCAACCAAGACCTGCACAACCAAGGGAAGGATTCTCCCAGTTATCTTCAACAAACCGAATATCATGTTTGAGCGGATCAATGCCCAGACGTTTCAGACTTTCCAGATAAATTTCCTGAATATTGTCCGGTGAAGGCTTGATGATTACCTGGAACTGATGATGCTGGTACAGCCGGTTAGGGTTCTCACCATAACGTCCGTCCGAAGGACGACGGGAAGGCTCCACATAGGCCACTTTCCAAGGTTCGGGTCCAAGCGAACGCAAAAAGGTCATCGGGTTCATCGTACCTGCCCCTTTTTCCGTATCGTATGGCTGGACAATAATACAGTTATGCTCGGCCCAGAATTGTTGCAGCGTTAGAATCATCTGCTGAAAATTCATAATCATGCTCCTTTTCAATGGTTTGTTAGCAAGCTTAGGACGGTGAAGACAACAATAAATAGCCCCCGTCCTACGCCTGTTGTACAGACGTAGGGACGAGAGCTATTCCCGCGGTTCCACCCTACTTGGCTTAGATCAAACAGGATGATCCTGTTCGCTCCAGCCCACTTTTCCGTGTCCATTCATGCTCCCGAGTGCCGTTTCAAAGACCGATTTAGCCAGGCTCCCACCATCCCCGGCTCGCTTATTCATGATTCTCAAGTGTTATACAACGACTTGTCTCCATAAATGCAATAAATCCAGTCTTTTACTTTCTCGTTCAATGCATGTCTCATAAAGAGAAATTATATTTCATAATATATAAAATCTAGTATGAAGTCAAGATATAGTTTCGCTTCCACCAAAACGCCTCAAATCCCGTACTTCTCCATCTGATCGAGGAAAGAACGGGATTTAAGATTCAGACCGAGCTGATGATCCATAAAAGCACGCATCAACTTTTTGATCTCATCACGGGTAGACTCACTTACTGATATATTTCCCAAGCGTTGCAGATCCAACTGCGCGAACAAACGCAACAACTTCAGAGCCTTTGGACTAACTGACATCGCTGGAGGATCGAAATGTTTGCATGCTCGACACAAGACGCCACCAAGTCTGGGACTTATAAACAACTGCTCATCTGGTCGCTCCTGATTGCAGGAGATGCACTCATCGAACTGTGGACCGTATCCGGATGCCTGTAATATTTTCATTTCGTACAGACTTGTAATAACAACCGGATCTTTCTCTTCCTTCAAAGCTTGCAAACACGCCTTTAACTGTTTGAACCAAAATGTACCTGTCTCTTCATCCTGAAGCACCCGATCCAATAGTTCACACGCATAAGAAGCATATGAGGCCTTGACCAGATCTTCACGCAACTCATGATAAGATTCAACAATTTCTCCAGCGTTCAGTGTGCCTAGACCTGTATTGCGAAAATATACATATTGACCATACGTAAACGGCTGCACCAGTGCAGCATGTCGGCTCTTGGGCTTTTTGGCACCGCGGACGAGTACCCCTACTTTCCCGCCGCTTTCGGTGCAAAGCGTAATGATTTTGTTCCCTTCGCCGTAGTCCATGCTGCGGATGACAATCCCTTCCACCCTGTATAGCATGCCTCGTCACCTAACCATTCCCGAATCAGCCAATTATCCTTCGGCTTCTTCATCTTCAATCACTTCCCTTGCATTATCCGACTCCTGTCCTAACGAGTTACACGCCTCGGTATATAACAAATAGGACTCCACATCCCCCGTCATCGCAAAAACCTTCCACGAAAAATCTCGCATCGGAATTTCATCCTCTCTTCGGAAATGACGTCTGCATCTACCAAATAGGATGGAGTCTTGCAAGGTAAACTATGTGTTGCAATTACTGGATACAATTCCGACGATTAGTCGCGGCCAAAGCCAAGGTCACGCAGAACTCTATCCTGATTTCTCCAGTCTTTTTTCACTTTAACCCACAGGTCCATGAAAATTTTGGAGCCAAGCAAATTCTGAATGTCATGTCGAGCTCGTTTACCCACTTCTTTCAGAAGGGCACCTTGCTTCCCGATAATGATCCCTTTTTGGGAATCCCGTTCCACAAAAATGACAGCTGAGATATAAACGACACCATTATCCTGCACTTTCATATCTTCGATCGTTACAGCAATGGAGTGAGGCACTTCTTCACGAGTCATTTGCAAAATTTTCTCACGAATCAACTCGGCACATACAAACTGCTCCGGATGGTCAGTAACCTGGTCGTCAGGATAGTACTGTGGACCTTCAGGCAGATACTTGCCGAGCTGTTCCAGTAATGTGCTGACATTATTGCCATGCTTGGCAGACACAGGCACAATTTCAGCGAAATCGTGTAATTTGCGATACTCTTCAATAAGTGGTAACAGCGCTTCCGGCTCAATTTTGTCAATTTTGTTCATAACGAGAATGACAGGCGTACGGATATTTTTCAGCTGTTCCGCAATATAGCGGTCACCACCGCCCATACCTTCGGAAGCATCAATCAAGAATAAAGCTGCTTCTACTTCACTCAGTGTGTTCAAAGCGGTCTGGTTCATATAATCGCCTAATTTGGACTGACGTTTATGAATCCCTGGTGTATCCAGAAAAACGATCTGTTGATTGTCCGATGTATATACACCGTGAATTTTATTACGGGTTGT
This window contains:
- the dnaG gene encoding DNA primase, with translation MSTGQGGIPESIIESVLQQNDIVDTVSRFVHLTKQGKYMKGLCPFHSEKTPSFTVTPEKQIFYCYGCGTGGNAIKFRMEIEGLSFPEAVKTMAEESHISMGDWQGRESAHVNPETERLLEAYELTAKLYHFLLKNTEHGKSAMEYLRSRGFGDKLIDQFQIGFAPNRWDTLVQFLEKRNYPLEEMEKGGLLSPRNEGQGYVDRFRDRIMFPINGRSGKPIAFAGRILGDGQPKYLNSPETRLFNKSRVLYNLHHAKNAIRKQRQAILFEGYGDVISAWDQDIQNGVAAMGTALTENQALMLKGMCDEVIICYDGDRAGQAAALKNFPILEEAGLQVKVALIPEGLDPDDFIRKHGGERFRNQIVDGAVTTTKFKLINLKKSHILLEGGGQIAYSKEAVKLIAPLPSPTEREVYLRELAAEVDVSFETLKQECNEEREAMKNNLQYGDNNPKRWNNGRQQNRQVPTPNLLPAYHAAERKLIAWMLQDDEAAQYVNEHLGEAFNLEDHAAIAAYLYAYYAQGKPSDTSRFMSSLHDDRLEKTVSSISMMDGPGEWSIQMLDDCIREVLKHPRKKEYDLKKEEMIAAERAGDSVRAAQIAIEMIALERQ
- a CDS encoding DUF188 domain-containing protein, which produces MKPGGLGLSELNIRHIVVDGDACPVKTEIAQTARLFNIPVLLVSSFDHLLQGGEGVRTVQVDRSDQSADLYIANHIKPYDVVITQDYGLAALALGKRCYVLSFRGREFNDRDIDFMLDSRHSAAKARKRGHYGKGPKPFTEQDREMFQHKLTKLLKDLQENV
- the glyS gene encoding glycine--tRNA ligase subunit beta, which produces MSKDLLFEIGLEEVPARFMRAAIAQLQERIVKWLDASRIAYGEVNAYATPRRLAVLIQNVAEKQEDIEEEVKGPSRKIALDDSGNWSKAALGFARSQGVEPDQFTFKELNGVEYIYATKSSKGVETASVVGEGLLSVLHAMTFPKFMRWASYDFKFVRPIRWIVAMLGSDVIDLEVTGVKSGNVTRGHRFLGKEAVISTPSSYVEVLRAEHVIVDIQEREQMIVSQIQALAAEKKWDIAIKEDLLEEVLFLVETPTVLFGTFDSSFLNIPQEVLITSMREHQRYFPVLDNEGQLLPFFVTVRNGGSDSLDVIAKGNEKVLRARLSDAKFFYEEDQKLQIKDALSKLESIVFQEELGTVGDKVRRIRKIADGLAAKLQVSGDVAESVSRSADICKFDLVTLMVGEFPELQGVMGEDYARKAGEKEEVAKAVFEHYQPRFAGDQSPASLVGAIVSAADKMDTIVGCFSINIIPTGSQDPYALRRQAAGIVQILLDHKLPLTLSDVFGVALQVHAQMNLLKRADEEVRKDLQDFFGLRVKKLLSETVRYDVVDAVISSGFDDISAVVPKGEALMAAVLTGDAFKTTVESFNRVGNLAAKASNASVHPELFTEDGERQLHEAWSKTNAEYRQALTQHHAAEALAIASAWKDGITSFFDSVMVMAEDEAVRANRLALLAAIDRDLKGFADFSKLVW
- the glyQ gene encoding glycine--tRNA ligase subunit alpha, giving the protein MNFQQMILTLQQFWAEHNCIIVQPYDTEKGAGTMNPMTFLRSLGPEPWKVAYVEPSRRPSDGRYGENPNRLYQHHQFQVIIKPSPDNIQEIYLESLKRLGIDPLKHDIRFVEDNWENPSLGCAGLGWEVWLDGMEITQFTYFQQVGGIETNPVAVEITYGMERLASYIQDKENVFDLEWVEGITYGDVFRQPEFEHSKYTFEVSDVKMLFTLFNMHEEEANKAMAQHLVFPAYDYVLKCSHTFNLLDARGAISVTERTGYITRVRNLARQVAATYMEEREKLGFPLIKKGGAEHV
- the recO gene encoding DNA repair protein RecO — encoded protein: MLYRVEGIVIRSMDYGEGNKIITLCTESGGKVGVLVRGAKKPKSRHAALVQPFTYGQYVYFRNTGLGTLNAGEIVESYHELREDLVKASYASYACELLDRVLQDEETGTFWFKQLKACLQALKEEKDPVVITSLYEMKILQASGYGPQFDECISCNQERPDEQLFISPRLGGVLCRACKHFDPPAMSVSPKALKLLRLFAQLDLQRLGNISVSESTRDEIKKLMRAFMDHQLGLNLKSRSFLDQMEKYGI
- a CDS encoding YqzL family protein, with the protein product MRDFSWKVFAMTGDVESYLLYTEACNSLGQESDNAREVIEDEEAEG
- the era gene encoding GTPase Era — translated: MKKQKFKSGFVAIIGRPNVGKSTLMNQVIGQKIAIMSDKPQTTRNKIHGVYTSDNQQIVFLDTPGIHKRQSKLGDYMNQTALNTLSEVEAALFLIDASEGMGGGDRYIAEQLKNIRTPVILVMNKIDKIEPEALLPLIEEYRKLHDFAEIVPVSAKHGNNVSTLLEQLGKYLPEGPQYYPDDQVTDHPEQFVCAELIREKILQMTREEVPHSIAVTIEDMKVQDNGVVYISAVIFVERDSQKGIIIGKQGALLKEVGKRARHDIQNLLGSKIFMDLWVKVKKDWRNQDRVLRDLGFGRD